The genomic DNA ATTCATATGACGAATGATATTGAAAATTGAACTACGAGAGATCATCAAGTGGTCTGATAATTGTTCTGTACTATACGTTTTGTTATGAAGCAATAGGTCCATCATCCGATAAATGGTTGTATCTTTAGCTAGTATAGTAATGACTGAATCGACAGAGATTTCTTGAGGATCTATTTGTAAGAATCCTTGTTCATTGTAAGTAATCTGAAAGTCAATCGTAGGTAAGGAATGATTGATAATATCGATATCTTTTCGTAAAGTTGGTTTTGATGTTCCTAACTTTTGTGATAGATCACTAAGGGTTAAATTTTTACTTTGGTGCGTACGTATAAACTGTAGTAAGTTATACTGTCGTTTGAATTGATTATCTAATTGTAATGTCATAGGTAAATTATTCATGAGAGGAACCTTTCTTTAAGACAAATATAGAATTTGAAAATAAGTACACTTTAGAAGATGAAAATATAGTTATTACTAATAGTGTATTAGTTATTTAAAATTTAATCAATCATTTTATCATTATTTTCACATTTTTATTTAACTGTTGTCGATGAGCGATGATTTAGTTGGCTCTATTATATATTATCTTTGATAATTCTTATTTCTGAGCGATGAAACTCATTTATGAATTAGATGAAATATTATTTTAAATAGATAAAGCGTTATGTTGAATCTCATTTTAATTAAATTTAATAATGAATGTAATCGATTTTATGTAATTTTAGTTAGTGATAAGAAGTTATTTATTTGTTTAATCTAATCTTATTCTAAATAAAATATTATTTTATGAATGCAAATATGTAGTGAGATATTCAGTTGTTAAGACTGAGTTTTAGTAGTAGTAGCAAGTTTCATTCTGAATTTATTAGAAATGGAAATAGTATTTCTAACTAAATAACGAAAATTAAATTACTAAATATTTAGTAAAATAAATCGTTTTCTTTTCTTACCAGTCACGTTATAATAGATAAAAATGATCACTAGGGGGTAGTGAAATGGCGAAGTTAACATTAGCGGTTTATGATAAAGAAGGAGTTCCAAGAAAAAGTTTTCAAGGAGAAGAAGAAATAGAAAAAGATTTGGTTGTGACAGCAGAAAATTTTGTGCATTTGTCTATGAGAAAATTTGAGTACCAAGAAGGAGATCAAATTGTTGTCGAAATGGATGAATCTGGGAGGTACCTATGGGTCAAACTAGATGAAACTTTAGAAAGTTCACTGATCTATCTACCGGGAAATAAATGGACCTATGAAGTATCATTTCATTCCAATCGTATCAAAGCCAGACCGGAGACTCGTTTTTCTGGGGGACGACATTATCTAAGTGTTCGTTGTGCTTCTGAAGAGGAAGTGAAGATGTATCGTAATTTAGCGTTGAATCCGCATGATCAAAAAGAAAAAACTGGTGCGTATCCACATGCGAGTGCAAATGTGGAAACGAGAAATGATGCCACTTTCTTTGCGTGTAATGCGATTGATGGCGTATACGCGAATCATTCTCATGGTTCATACCCATTTCAATCTTGGGGCATCAATCAGCAAGCTGATGCAGCTTTGACGATTGATTTTGGTCGAGAGGTCCAATTGGATAAAGTTGGTTTTACATGGCGAGCAGACTTTCCCCATGATAGTTACTGGACGAATGTGACGATTCAGTTTGACGATGGAACTAGTGAAACGTTTGCGACTAAAAAAACAGCTCAACCACAATATTTTTCATTTAGTGCAAGAAAGACCAAAGCTATTCGCTTTTGTGATCTTATTCAAGCGAATGACCCATCGCCGTTTCCTGCATTGACGCAAATTGAATTGTGGGGCATGAATGATCAGCCGATGAAAGGATAAGCAATGAAAAAATACTTTTTGAAGCAACTGTCAGAAGCCAAAAAAGAGTATCTTATGAATAAAGTAGTTCCTGAGTTGCCAGTCTCAGGGTATAGAGAGTTTTTGATGACTGGAGAGCGATTGGTTTTTGAGAAGGCTTACTTTGCAAGACGTAAACATGCTACTGTCTTGGCGTTGTCCTTATTGCAAAAAAAAGAAGCCAAAGTAGTTGAAGGGTTAGAACAAGTTTTATGGGAGATCTGCAATGAGTATAGTTGGAGTTTACCAGCTCATTTACCAATTGAAGCGAATCACTTTCGTGTGGATGCACCGACATGGATCGATTTATTTGCAGCTGAGACAGGACAAATGTTAGCAGAGATAGTCAAGCTGTTTGAGAAAGAATTATCTGAGCTCTTGACGTTTCGAATCCGGTCGGAAATCGATCGACGACTCTTCGTTCCTTTTGTAACAAACACATGGCCGTTTGAATCATTTGAAAACAATTGGAGTGCGGTTGTAGGTGGTTCGATTGGTATGGCTGCCTTGGATATACAAGAAAAAGGCGATGAATTACAAGCGGAGATATTGAGGAAGGTAGATCGTTGTATGGCCTCTTATTTACGAAGTTTTGGTATGGATGGCGCATGTGAGGAAGGCGTCAGCTATTGGGCATACGGATTTGGTTATTATATTTATTTTGCAGAAAAGTACCAACAAGTTTATGATGATGACCGCTATCTGTTGGGTGATAAAGTGAAAAAAATCGCGGCTTTCCCTAATTATGTGATGCTCGCTGAAACAGAGGCTATACCGTTTTCCGACTACCACCCAGCGGATTTACCAAGTGGATTATTGAGTTTCTGTCAGGAAAGGTTTCATGTCGCCATTCCCGAAGTTGAGAGAATCAATGATTTAGATTTTGATCATTGTTATCGTTTTGCCCCTTTATTACGTAATTTACTCTGGTCAAACCAGCATATTTTGAATGATCAAAACGAAATCATTCATTATTTTGAGGATGTGGCATGGGGCGTTCTTAGATCTCCGAAAGAAAATCTGGTGTTTGCAGCAAAGGGAGGACGAAATGATGAAAGCCATAATCATATAGATATTGGTCATTTCGTATTTGGTACGAGAGAAGACTTATTTCTTACCGATCTTGGGGCGGGAGAATATACAAAAGATTACTTTGATGAAAAAACACGTTATCTTTTCTTAGTGAACAGCGCGCTTGGGCATAGCATACCTATCGTTGCGAACAGTTACCAATTACCTGGAGCTGTTTCAGCGGAAGATACGAGTTTTCAATCAACGAGAACTGGTGGAGTCTTCAAGACCGAATTGGCTTCCACGTATCCTTCGCAGATAGGACTACGCCAGATGGATCGGACAATAGAAGTGGATCGTTCGAAACGACAACTTGTTTTGAGTGATGCATTTACATTCGAAAAAGAAAATCAGTTAGTTATTGAAAATTTTATAACGACAAATCCAGTGGAAGTTATAGGAAAAACGGTATGTATCACAGGAGAAAAAGAAAAGTGTGAGATGTATTTTTCAAAACCTGTGCAGTTGATCAGAGAAAGTTATTTCGATCACTATGGCCAAAAAAATGAAGCTACGCTGATCCAAGCGACTTATCAGTTGCTGAAAGAAGAAACAATCCAGATCGAGATTGCGATCAAAAGTAAATGAGGACACGTGATTATCAGCGATAAGCGTGCGACTTGTTTAATGGAATAAGGTAGTGACACACACATCCTCGCAACCGAATAAATGGTGTTTCAGAAGCAATTCCTTCGTAAATAAGCTAGAAAACCCAAAAGTTTTAAAAAATCGGGTTTTCTAGCTTATTTATCGGAAGTTCATCTATCTATCATGAGTTCTTTTTATTTGGTGGGGTAGTTGAGCCACGGACGATTAATTCTGTATCTAATAGGATTCGTTTCGCAATACCCGGGGAGTGGATACGTTCGTGTAAAAGATTGATGCCTGTTTCGCCCATTTCCTCTGTATAAGCTCTGACCGTTGAAAGGGGTGGCGTGATGTAGCGAGAAATCGATAAATCATTGATACCCATCACGCTAATGTGTTTAGGTACTTGGATCTGATGAGCATTCAATGTATGGATGATACCGATAGCAAAAGCATCATTTGCGGCTAAAATGGCAGTCGGTAGATCGTCTTGCCATTGTGCTAAGGCTTTTTCTGTCAGTGATTCACTCGTTTTGACGTCAAGAGAACTATTTTCTTTTACGAAAAAATAATTTTCGTCGAATAGCTGATGATGTTTCATCATATCGATATACGTATTAGTCGTTGGTGTTTTGTAGGTTCGATAACCGTAGAGATTGGCACTTTCTTCTGCACCGATATAGGCAATTTTTTTATGTCCTAAATCTAAGAGATGAGTAAGTGCGACTTCAGTGGCTTGACCAAAATCAGTATTGACACAGTCATAATCGTGAAAAGGAAAATTTGATCCGACGACGCATAGATTTGGCGCAGTAGTATTTAATTCATCAATTTTTTCTTGCGTGAATTTACCGATTGCTAAGATGCCATCGACTGCTTGGATTTGATGTTGTTCGTTTTGGGAAAAGTTAATGACGTGATAGCCAAGTTCCACCGCACGTTTTTCGGCAGCTAAACGAATGGACATGTAATAAATATCTTCTAGTTCTTCGTCACTCGTGCGCCAAGTAATCAAACCAAGGACACCTTTTTTTTTCAACAGTTCATTAGCTGAGTGGGAATTGCCATTTTTTTTTGCCTTCTTTTTATATTTAGTGTAGTTCAGCTTTTCTGCAATTTCGAAAACTTTACGTTTTGTTTCTTCTGTTGCTGAGAGTGTATCATCATAATTTAATACGCGTGAAACAGTAGAAATCGATACGCCTGCTTCCTTTGCGATGTCGGTGATCGTCGCCATAAGCTACCTCCGGATAATAGACTTTATTAATTATAGTATAGGTAATTTCAGTAAAAAGGCAAGTAAAAATATTTATTTTTTTACCAAAAAAATGTTGACTTTTTACTAATTTTAGGTAAAATTTAGTAAAAGAAAACGATTTCATTAGGAGGGGAGACAAATCAAACGATTTCTCTTCGGATTACAATTTATTTTTATCGTTAGTTTTTGTACAGGATGTCAAACAAATAGCCGACAACAAGAGAAGGCTTTTGAGAATCAAATCAAAGAAGAAATCCAGCAAAAGGCGCATGTTTTTACTGAAAAAGAATATCAGTCAGCAGAGGTCCCGTTGCATCAGTGGGTAAAAATCGAAGGAAAAATTATACGATCAGATGCTCAAGAACAAATAGAAAAAGGCGATCGCTTTATTCTGAGAAGTGGTTCAAGTGATTACCAAGTATTCAATGAACAAGCAACAACAATCAATGTGGGCGATGAAGTGATCGTTTACGGAGAATATTATGGGTTTATCAAAGGATTTTTAATTGAAAGGAAGAATATACATGCAACAATTTCGTACAAAAAAACAATGGCAAGAAAATTTTCGCCAGTTAATGGCACCGTTACGTCCTTATTACAAAAACCAACCGGGTAAATTAAAACTAGGAACACATGGGACCGTCTATTCAGAGGCAACAAGAGAAGTTGAAGCATTTTTACGTCCACTCTGGGGAGTTGGTCCTTATCTGGTCGACGAAGATGATGCTGAATTAGCATCTGATTATCTGAAAGGAATCATTGCAGGGACTGATCCACAGAGTGATGAGTATTGGGGGACAGTAACAGACTATGATCAGTTGATTGTCGAGATGGCTTCAATAAGTACGACGCTCCTTTTGAATCCTGAAAAAATCTGGGGACGTTTAACTTCGAGGGAACAGACGAACCTGGCAGAGTGGTTATTCACAGTGAATTCGTGTAAAATCCCTAAAAATAATTGGTATTTTTTCCGTATATTGGTGAATATCGCATTGAAAAAATGTGGCAAATCCTACTCACAGCAACAAATCGATCAAGATTTTGAAGTGATCGAGCATTTTTACAATGACAATGGTTGGTATTTTGATGGGGCAGATACGCAATATGATTACTACGTCTCATTTGCAATCCACTATTACAGCTTAGTATATGCCCATTTTATGGCAGAGGAAGATCCAGTCCGCACAAAACGGATCAAAGAGCGGGCCGTTCTTTTTGCTCAAACATTTAAATATTGGTTTGATGCGAATGGCGAAGCATTACCTTTTGGACGTAGCTTGACATACCGCTTTGCCCAAGCGAGCTTTTTCAGTGCCTTGGTGTTCGCGGATGTGGAAGCACTCCCTTGGGGTGAAATCAAAGGATTGCTTAGTCGTCATTTAGAAAACTGGATGGATAAAGAGATTTTCTCGACAGATGGGCTTCTAACTGTTGGATATCATTATCAAAATCTAGTGTTTGGGGAAGGGTATAACGGACCGGGTTCTCCCTATTGGGCAATGAAGAGTTTTCTCTTATTAGCTGTACCTGATGATCATCCGTATTGGCAAGCAGAAATATGTCCACTACAAATTGAAGAAAAGACACTAGCAATGCCGGAAAGTAAAAATTTTTACCAATATAATCAGTCATTAACGCATCTTCAAGCTTTCCCAGCTGGGCAGTTTGTCAATCAGCAAAGCTTCCCACATGCCAAATATAGTAAATTCGTCTATTCGACACGCTTCGGTTTCAGTGTCCCAAAATCTGATTATTGGTATTACGAAGGTGCCTACGACAGTACGTTAGCTTTGGCAAAAGATGGTCATTATTTCCGTCCGAAAGGGTTAGACCTAGATTTTTCTGTTCTACCTGATCGTATCATCCATGAATGGTCTCCGTGGGAAGACGTCAAAATCCATTCCACGATCGTTCCACTGGAAAACTGTCACGTCAGAGTCCATGAAATTGAAACAACAGATGCTATACATGCGTATGACGGAGGTTTTAGTGTCCCTCTCGAACAGACTTTGCCAAAAGCAGAGGCGTTAAGTATCGAAGCAAAAACAAGTATCGGAATTTCAAAGATCGAGGGCATCATCGGGTATGAAAAAGCGGATGTTGTGCGAACGGAACCAAATACGAATCTCTTTTACCCACGTACGATGTTACCTTTTGTCTCAGCTGAGATCTCCTCAGGCAAACACTTGCTTGTGTCCCTTGTTTCAGGGACTTTACCTGATGAAACAGTGATCCAGCCAGTTATTGAGCAAAAAGGACAAAAATTACTGATCCAACAAAAGAATCAAACGATCGAACTAACGATTAGATAATGGAGGTAGGAATGACACAATTTGATTGGTTGACACATGAAATTGATTTTGTAACTAATAAAGTCAAAAAAAATCTGACACTTTTTCAAGATACCGTACCACCTGCTGCGAGCGTAGACCTTGTCTACGTTCCAGAGGAAAACACGGATTGGACAGCTAGTTTTTGGATAGGGATGCTCTTCCTAGTAAAAGAACTGACGAATGACCAAGCGGTTGATGCAACGATCGAAAAACAATTGGCATCTTTTCGCCAACGCCTTGAAAATGACATTGCGCTTGAAACACATGATATCGGTTTTTTGTACACACTCTCAGCAGTAGCTGATTATCAAGTGAACCGGCGGGAATCTTCAAAAGAATTAGCAATTCAAGCAGCGGATCGGCTGATGAAGCGTTATGACGATAATACACAGATCATTCAAGCTTGGGGAGATTTAGAGGATGAGCACCAACGTGGGCGTATGATCATCGATTGTTTGATGAACTTACCACTTCTGTATTTTGCATCTAATATGACGGGAGAGAGTAGTTATAAAGAAGCTGCCTATGCCCATGCCAAACAAACACAACGTTACATCGTTCGTGATAATTTTACGACATACCATACGTATTATTTTGATCCGAAAACTGGCAAAGCAATCGGTGGTAAGACACAACAAGGGTTTTCAGATGATTCTTGTTGGGCGCGTGGGCAAGCATGGGGAATCTATGGTTTTACACTGAGTTATAATCATACAGGTGATTACACGTTTTTAGAAACAGCCAAAAAACTAGCTGACTATTTCATCGACTGCTTACCAGAAGACACTATCTGTTATTGGGATTTAGTATTTCATGATGGCAGTGGAGAAGAAAGAGACACGTCCGCTGCGGCAATCGCGGTGTGTGGTTTATTGGAACTGGCGAAGCAACTGCCATTAAGCGATCCGAAAAAAGAATATTATCAAACTGTTGCTATTACAATTATGAAAACGTTATTAAAGCGTTATACAAGTGTGGATTCGCCACAATCAAATGGCTTATTGCTTGAAGGTGTTTATGACAAAAAATCAAATAAAGGAGTGAAGGAGTGCATGATCTGGGGGGATTACTACTATGTAGAAGCCCTGATAAGACTGAAAAAAGTTTGGTACAGTTACTGGTAAAAAACTAAGATGAAAGAAATGGAGGGAATTGGAATATGAAGTTTTGGAAAAAAAGTTTAGTTGCTGGATTACTTGTTAGTGGAGGGCTATGGTTGGGGGCCTGCGGAAATGAAAACCAAGCACAAGATCAAACGGATGGAATGGTGTTGACGGTCAGTACGTGGAATTATGATACTACGCCAGAATTTGACAAACTTTTTCGGGCATTTGAAAAGGAAAATCCAGGGGTAACGGTGAAACCAGTCGATATTGCTTCAGATGATTATGATACGAAATTGACCACGATGTTAGCCAGCGGAGATTCGACAGATGTGTTGACGATGAAAAATCTCTTGTCTTATTCAAACTATGCATTAAGAGATCAATTAGTCGATCTATCTTCGCACATCAAAGATTTAGACACAGACCCTGCCATGGAAAGCTACGAGATGTATGATATTGATGGAAAAACCTATGCGCAACCGTATCGTACAGACTTTTGGGTGCTTTATTATAATAAAAAGTTATTTGATGAGGCAGGATTGCCTTATCCAGATAATCTGACTTGGGAAGAATACGAAGAATTAGCGAAAGAACTTTCAAAACCAGAAGAGCAAGTATACGGTGCATACCAACATACGTGGCGTTCGACTGTTCAAGCGATTGCTGCTGCGCAAAATAATAAAAATCTGGTGGAGCCAGATTATGGATTTTTAGGTGAGTACTATGACCGTGTATTGCGGATGCAAGAAGACCAAGCACAGATGGATTTTGGTACGGCCAAGTCGACGAATGTGACCTATCAATCTCAATTTGAAAACTCCAAGGCAGCCATGATGTATATGGGCTCTTGGTACATGGGCGCTTTGTTGACTAATATCGATGCTGGAACAACAGATGTGGAGTGGGGGATTTCTCAAATGCCACAAAATGAAAAAGGAAAGGAAATCCAAACATTTGGGTCACCAACAGCCTTTGCGATCAATAAGAACTCGAAAGAACAAGAACTAGCGCAAAAATTCCTTGATTTTTGTTCGGGTGAAGCGGGAGCAAAAGTATTAGCAGAAGTAGGTGTAGTACCTTCTTATCGCACAGATGCGATCAATGAGTTGTACTTTAGCCGTAAGGGAATGCCAAATGACGAAGTCTCACAAACAGCTTTCAATCCGGAGAAGATCGCTATTGAGTTTCCAGTGGATGAAAACGGACCAGCTATCGATAAGATTTTACAAGAAGAACATGAACTGATTTTAGTAGGAGACGAAACACCAAAAGAAGCAATTGGTAATATGGAAAAACGAGTAAAACAAGAAAGTGAATAAAAAGGTGTGTGGCAATTTTGTCTTGAAGGTGTAAGATTTCTTTCATTTTCATATCAAATAAATAAGGGGGATAAATGATTTTCCTCCGCTATCTTGTCAACTATATGCTGAAGTAGCTTTCTCTGCGCCTTCAGTGTATAGCTAACAGGAATACCTGTTATTGCCTTTAATGAAAGGGGGAGCGTTAAAAGAACCAATTGGTTTTTTTGACATCAAGCTATGGAAGTAACGAAGTCAGCTTCACGTAAACTAAAACGTAAAAATACGTTGATTGCTTGGTCATTTATTGCGCCAAATTTTATTGGATTTTTGATTTTTACTTTAGTACCTGTTGTTTTTTCATTGATTTTAGCCTTTATGAAATGGGATTCCTTTAGTACACCCGAATTTGTTGGTCTGCAAAATTTCACTCGCATGTTATCGGATGATACATTTTGGATCTCTCTTAAAAACACCTTTTTGTATACGATCGGTGTGGTTCCGTTGACATTGATATGTTCATTGGGCTTGGCCATTTTATTGAATCAGAAAATCAAAGGAGTCAAATTTTTTCGGACAGCTTTTTTCTTTCCGTATGTCACATCATTAGTAGCAATCGCAGTGGTGTGGAGTATGTTGTTCCATCCTACTATGGGACCGATCAACCAGTTTTTACGTGTGGTTATCGAAAATCCCCCTGGTTGGTTGTCTAGTTCAGATTGGGCATTGACAGCGATCATTATCGTTAGTGTCTGGCGAGGAATGGGATACTACATGATTTTATACTTAGCTGGCTTACAAGGGATCTCGAAAGAATTGTACGAAGCAGCTGCAATGGATGGTGCGAATAAATGGAAACAATTCATCCACATCACCGTGCCTGCATTGCGCCCAACAACCTTTTTTGTGACGATCATGTTGGTTATCAATTGCTTCAAGATTTTTGACCTTGTTCAAGTGATGACTGATGGAGGACCGGGGCGTGCGACCAATGTGTTAGTTTATCAAGTTTATAGTGAAGCGTTCGTAAAATTCAATTTCGGCTATGCTTCCGCGATTGCTATGGTCTTGTTTGTCATCGTCCTTGTGATTACAGTCATCCAGTTTAAATGGAATCAGATCCGAGAGAAAGTGTAAAGGAGGAGAACGGATGAATAATCGATCAGAAAAAAAATCATTTCATAAAATTTTAGTATTTACGTTACTTCTAATTTTTTCACTGCTCACTTTGATCCCTTTTATCTGGATGATCTCTGCGTCATTCAAAGCGAACAATGATGTCTTTTCGGTTCCGATCCAATGGATACCTAAAACCTGGCATCCAGAAAACTATTCGGTCATTTGGACACGCATTCCATTATTGACCTTTTTCAAAAATACAGCCATTTTAAGTATCGTGATCACGTTGATCCAGTTATTTACATCAAGTTTT from Enterococcus mundtii includes the following:
- a CDS encoding glycoside hydrolase family 88 protein produces the protein MTQFDWLTHEIDFVTNKVKKNLTLFQDTVPPAASVDLVYVPEENTDWTASFWIGMLFLVKELTNDQAVDATIEKQLASFRQRLENDIALETHDIGFLYTLSAVADYQVNRRESSKELAIQAADRLMKRYDDNTQIIQAWGDLEDEHQRGRMIIDCLMNLPLLYFASNMTGESSYKEAAYAHAKQTQRYIVRDNFTTYHTYYFDPKTGKAIGGKTQQGFSDDSCWARGQAWGIYGFTLSYNHTGDYTFLETAKKLADYFIDCLPEDTICYWDLVFHDGSGEERDTSAAAIAVCGLLELAKQLPLSDPKKEYYQTVAITIMKTLLKRYTSVDSPQSNGLLLEGVYDKKSNKGVKECMIWGDYYYVEALIRLKKVWYSYW
- a CDS encoding LacI family DNA-binding transcriptional regulator; the encoded protein is MATITDIAKEAGVSISTVSRVLNYDDTLSATEETKRKVFEIAEKLNYTKYKKKAKKNGNSHSANELLKKKGVLGLITWRTSDEELEDIYYMSIRLAAEKRAVELGYHVINFSQNEQHQIQAVDGILAIGKFTQEKIDELNTTAPNLCVVGSNFPFHDYDCVNTDFGQATEVALTHLLDLGHKKIAYIGAEESANLYGYRTYKTPTTNTYIDMMKHHQLFDENYFFVKENSSLDVKTSESLTEKALAQWQDDLPTAILAANDAFAIGIIHTLNAHQIQVPKHISVMGINDLSISRYITPPLSTVRAYTEEMGETGINLLHERIHSPGIAKRILLDTELIVRGSTTPPNKKNS
- a CDS encoding DUF2264 domain-containing protein codes for the protein MQQFRTKKQWQENFRQLMAPLRPYYKNQPGKLKLGTHGTVYSEATREVEAFLRPLWGVGPYLVDEDDAELASDYLKGIIAGTDPQSDEYWGTVTDYDQLIVEMASISTTLLLNPEKIWGRLTSREQTNLAEWLFTVNSCKIPKNNWYFFRILVNIALKKCGKSYSQQQIDQDFEVIEHFYNDNGWYFDGADTQYDYYVSFAIHYYSLVYAHFMAEEDPVRTKRIKERAVLFAQTFKYWFDANGEALPFGRSLTYRFAQASFFSALVFADVEALPWGEIKGLLSRHLENWMDKEIFSTDGLLTVGYHYQNLVFGEGYNGPGSPYWAMKSFLLLAVPDDHPYWQAEICPLQIEEKTLAMPESKNFYQYNQSLTHLQAFPAGQFVNQQSFPHAKYSKFVYSTRFGFSVPKSDYWYYEGAYDSTLALAKDGHYFRPKGLDLDFSVLPDRIIHEWSPWEDVKIHSTIVPLENCHVRVHEIETTDAIHAYDGGFSVPLEQTLPKAEALSIEAKTSIGISKIEGIIGYEKADVVRTEPNTNLFYPRTMLPFVSAEISSGKHLLVSLVSGTLPDETVIQPVIEQKGQKLLIQQKNQTIELTIR
- a CDS encoding carbohydrate ABC transporter permease, giving the protein MEVTKSASRKLKRKNTLIAWSFIAPNFIGFLIFTLVPVVFSLILAFMKWDSFSTPEFVGLQNFTRMLSDDTFWISLKNTFLYTIGVVPLTLICSLGLAILLNQKIKGVKFFRTAFFFPYVTSLVAIAVVWSMLFHPTMGPINQFLRVVIENPPGWLSSSDWALTAIIIVSVWRGMGYYMILYLAGLQGISKELYEAAAMDGANKWKQFIHITVPALRPTTFFVTIMLVINCFKIFDLVQVMTDGGPGRATNVLVYQVYSEAFVKFNFGYASAIAMVLFVIVLVITVIQFKWNQIREKV
- a CDS encoding ABC transporter substrate-binding protein codes for the protein MKFWKKSLVAGLLVSGGLWLGACGNENQAQDQTDGMVLTVSTWNYDTTPEFDKLFRAFEKENPGVTVKPVDIASDDYDTKLTTMLASGDSTDVLTMKNLLSYSNYALRDQLVDLSSHIKDLDTDPAMESYEMYDIDGKTYAQPYRTDFWVLYYNKKLFDEAGLPYPDNLTWEEYEELAKELSKPEEQVYGAYQHTWRSTVQAIAAAQNNKNLVEPDYGFLGEYYDRVLRMQEDQAQMDFGTAKSTNVTYQSQFENSKAAMMYMGSWYMGALLTNIDAGTTDVEWGISQMPQNEKGKEIQTFGSPTAFAINKNSKEQELAQKFLDFCSGEAGAKVLAEVGVVPSYRTDAINELYFSRKGMPNDEVSQTAFNPEKIAIEFPVDENGPAIDKILQEEHELILVGDETPKEAIGNMEKRVKQESE
- a CDS encoding discoidin domain-containing protein — translated: MAKLTLAVYDKEGVPRKSFQGEEEIEKDLVVTAENFVHLSMRKFEYQEGDQIVVEMDESGRYLWVKLDETLESSLIYLPGNKWTYEVSFHSNRIKARPETRFSGGRHYLSVRCASEEEVKMYRNLALNPHDQKEKTGAYPHASANVETRNDATFFACNAIDGVYANHSHGSYPFQSWGINQQADAALTIDFGREVQLDKVGFTWRADFPHDSYWTNVTIQFDDGTSETFATKKTAQPQYFSFSARKTKAIRFCDLIQANDPSPFPALTQIELWGMNDQPMKG